The Persephonella atlantica genome includes a window with the following:
- a CDS encoding flagellar hook protein FlgE — protein sequence MIQSFYTGNAGLSANREWLSVISDNIANVNTIGFKAERANFEDLISKSLTTFANGSPKNFEIGGGSFVGSTTKDFSQGSLMNTNTPTDLALDGEGFFMVQDNQGLTYYTRAGQFRTNANGDLVNLNGQKLLGWALDRNGNISGSIKEINIPNSMAPSQTTQITFKEPTNLDSRVNVISAPFNPGDSTTFNYVNSFTTYDSLGNPHTTSYYFQRVGTNTWAVYKLIDGTISPVDVGGTLYKSVKLTFNPDGTLNVNNVYVDTQVTLASNETQTDTTDGYFTLANLPVRGSVHIKSYTTGGTPYVVNWHDDGAGNIVDENGNSIGTIDYGTGTIRIYLLENGLTTDQITVDYLHSETAVAPVNVDPTQVTFSGYDPNNGALIPLTTTENFKEIRQVASDFIFYAQQDGYAKGDLLSVAVSEDGVVKGVYSNGQVRDLARIAIATFKDKEILVRKGNNLYLPNSQTYTPIIVPGGVISKIRSGFLELSNVDISREFINLITAQRAYQANARTITTSDQVLQETMNIKR from the coding sequence ATGATACAGTCATTTTATACAGGAAATGCAGGTCTTAGTGCAAACAGAGAGTGGTTATCTGTTATTTCAGACAACATTGCCAATGTAAACACGATAGGATTTAAGGCAGAGAGAGCCAACTTTGAAGACCTGATATCAAAAAGTCTTACGACATTTGCAAATGGTTCTCCAAAAAACTTTGAGATTGGTGGTGGCAGTTTCGTAGGCTCTACAACAAAGGATTTTTCTCAGGGCTCTCTGATGAACACCAACACACCAACAGACCTTGCACTTGATGGGGAAGGTTTCTTTATGGTTCAGGACAATCAGGGGCTAACATACTACACAAGGGCTGGGCAGTTTAGAACAAATGCCAATGGTGATCTTGTTAATCTTAATGGCCAGAAACTCTTAGGGTGGGCCCTTGATAGAAACGGAAATATATCAGGCTCCATAAAGGAGATAAACATTCCAAACTCTATGGCGCCATCGCAGACAACACAGATAACATTTAAAGAACCAACAAATTTGGACTCAAGGGTAAACGTTATATCTGCACCATTTAATCCGGGGGATTCAACAACATTTAACTACGTAAACTCATTCACTACTTATGATTCCCTTGGTAACCCCCATACAACCTCTTACTACTTCCAGAGAGTAGGGACAAACACATGGGCAGTTTACAAACTTATTGACGGAACTATATCTCCTGTTGATGTTGGCGGGACACTCTATAAATCGGTCAAACTTACATTCAACCCCGATGGAACGCTGAATGTGAATAATGTGTATGTGGATACACAGGTTACTCTTGCTTCAAATGAAACACAGACAGACACTACAGATGGGTATTTCACTCTGGCGAATCTTCCTGTAAGAGGTAGTGTTCATATAAAATCTTACACAACAGGTGGGACACCTTATGTTGTTAACTGGCATGATGATGGAGCTGGAAATATTGTTGACGAGAATGGTAACTCCATAGGAACCATAGATTATGGAACAGGAACGATAAGGATATACCTTTTAGAAAACGGTTTGACAACAGATCAGATCACGGTAGATTACCTTCATTCTGAAACAGCAGTTGCTCCCGTTAATGTTGATCCTACACAGGTAACATTTTCCGGTTATGATCCAAATAACGGAGCCCTTATACCTCTGACAACAACAGAGAACTTTAAGGAAATTAGGCAGGTGGCTTCTGACTTTATCTTTTATGCACAGCAAGATGGATATGCCAAAGGTGATCTTCTTTCTGTTGCTGTCAGTGAAGACGGAGTTGTAAAAGGTGTTTACTCCAATGGACAGGTAAGAGATCTTGCAAGAATAGCTATAGCCACATTCAAGGACAAAGAGATTTTAGTGAGAAAAGGAAATAACTTATATCTGCCAAACAGTCAAACTTATACCCCTATTATCGTTCCCGGTGGTGTTATCTCAAAAATCAGAAGTGGTTTTTTAGAGCTTTCTAACGTTGATATATCAAGGGAGTTTATTAATCTGATTACTGCACAGAGAGCGTATCAGGCAAACGCCAGAACAATAACTACATCAGATCAGGTTCTTCAAGAAACAATGAATATTAAGAGATAA
- the flgC gene encoding flagellar basal body rod protein FlgC, which produces MIFRGLEVSVTGMAAQRIRIDVASSNLANVNSTRAENGQPYRRKVPVFKAILDKESGIPVYQVRVSKIVADPSPYKMKYDPKHPDAGSDGYVRLPNVDPLREMVDMMSAIRTYEANLTAFNTHKDMLLKSLELIRV; this is translated from the coding sequence ATGATTTTTAGAGGTCTTGAAGTATCTGTGACAGGCATGGCCGCACAGAGAATAAGGATAGATGTGGCATCCTCCAACCTTGCCAATGTTAATTCCACAAGAGCAGAAAATGGTCAGCCTTATAGGAGAAAAGTTCCTGTATTTAAAGCAATACTGGACAAAGAATCTGGTATTCCCGTATATCAGGTCAGAGTCTCTAAAATTGTAGCAGATCCATCTCCATACAAGATGAAATACGATCCAAAACATCCAGATGCAGGTTCTGACGGATATGTGAGACTGCCAAACGTTGATCCTCTTAGAGAGATGGTTGACATGATGTCAGCAATAAGAACATATGAGGCAAATCTAACGGCATTTAACACCCACAAAGATATGTTGCTAAAGAGTCTTGAATTAATAAGAGTGTAA
- a CDS encoding flagellar biosynthetic protein FliO, with the protein MLEYSDIIRLFASLIIVIVIIYSLYYLVVRYGKGFIAGQRGLIKILDIKYFGKNRGIAVIEANRKYYLLSFDEQKVSIIEKWDSLEQGDKKERDEKSSAAD; encoded by the coding sequence TTGCTTGAGTATTCGGATATTATCAGGCTTTTTGCATCTTTAATTATCGTCATTGTGATTATATATTCCCTTTACTATTTGGTGGTCAGGTATGGAAAAGGCTTTATAGCTGGTCAGAGGGGATTGATAAAAATATTAGATATCAAGTATTTTGGAAAAAACAGGGGTATAGCTGTCATAGAGGCAAACAGAAAGTATTACCTCCTCTCATTTGATGAGCAGAAAGTAAGTATAATAGAGAAGTGGGATTCTCTTGAACAGGGAGATAAAAAAGAAAGAGATGAAAAAAGTTCTGCCGCCGATTAG
- the fliE gene encoding flagellar hook-basal body complex protein FliE — protein MRIEGLQDFGQLTQKIEKKDEKSFGEVLQEFVADVNADLKKAKEAEKLIAEGKVDNLENLMYQIAKSDISLRLITEVRNKALESYQEIMRMQV, from the coding sequence ATGAGAATTGAAGGACTGCAAGACTTTGGACAGTTAACACAGAAAATTGAGAAAAAAGATGAAAAATCCTTTGGTGAAGTTCTGCAGGAGTTTGTAGCAGATGTTAACGCAGACCTTAAAAAGGCAAAAGAAGCAGAAAAGCTAATTGCAGAGGGAAAGGTGGATAACCTTGAAAACCTTATGTACCAGATAGCAAAGTCTGATATTTCCCTCAGGCTGATAACAGAGGTGAGGAATAAAGCTCTGGAAAGTTATCAGGAAATAATGAGAATGCAGGTGTAA
- a CDS encoding FliM/FliN family flagellar motor switch protein, protein MEEKKERQLTSVMEKELDLSFLYDINLKITGEIGRTKKNFIDILKLKEGDIIKLDKHIEDYVEVYLRGQLFAIGELVVVNEKYAVRIVDLA, encoded by the coding sequence ATGGAAGAAAAAAAAGAGAGACAGCTTACGTCCGTAATGGAGAAAGAGCTTGACCTGTCTTTCCTGTATGACATAAATCTGAAAATTACAGGAGAGATAGGAAGGACAAAAAAGAATTTTATAGATATTTTAAAGTTAAAAGAAGGTGACATTATAAAGTTAGACAAGCATATCGAAGATTACGTAGAAGTATATCTCAGAGGTCAGCTTTTTGCTATCGGAGAACTTGTTGTTGTTAACGAAAAATATGCAGTAAGGATTGTTGACCTTGCTTGA
- a CDS encoding flagellar basal body-associated FliL family protein, whose product MAEENKEQQEQQGGGKKKLIILLVVILLLLGGGGGAAYKFLVLDKQEKQQEENKAEKIQEEIRNVEDLGIMFEVGTFVVNLSDKDADRYLKVTVILEVENEQVKQEVEKRLPQIKDSITTLLFTKTSRELKTAEGVEKLKEEILRRVNAILPLGGVKNVYFTDFVIQTA is encoded by the coding sequence ATGGCAGAGGAAAATAAAGAGCAACAGGAACAGCAGGGAGGAGGAAAGAAAAAACTTATCATCCTCCTTGTCGTCATTCTCCTTCTTTTAGGTGGTGGTGGGGGTGCAGCGTATAAATTTTTAGTGCTGGATAAACAGGAGAAACAACAGGAAGAAAACAAAGCAGAGAAGATTCAGGAAGAAATCAGAAATGTTGAAGACCTCGGTATAATGTTTGAGGTGGGAACATTTGTGGTAAATCTGTCTGATAAAGATGCTGACAGATATTTAAAGGTCACTGTGATATTAGAGGTTGAGAATGAGCAGGTAAAACAGGAAGTAGAAAAGAGATTACCTCAGATAAAAGATAGTATTACCACTCTGCTTTTTACAAAAACGTCTCGGGAGCTGAAAACGGCAGAAGGTGTAGAAAAGTTAAAAGAAGAGATACTCAGGAGGGTTAATGCGATACTTCCTTTAGGCGGAGTAAAAAATGTTTACTTTACAGACTTTGTTATACAGACGGCTTAA
- a CDS encoding tetratricopeptide repeat protein: MSGFSMVLITFLLSVFSISYGEVSEHSKPPEKIYSEKETKDLEEKYELALLMYKRGSYYTALNILSKIVKERDNPYYPQSLLLSAKIYLRLGIKTGIKEFLQKALYYLNTYSYSTQNPFNWEFYYIKGNIYENMFMYERALAAYKMAFGRAQSKKEQFKTIIGILRTAVWLKRLDIFTRYLILVNLEELSETEKREFEFVKGLAEFQKGNYAEAIKYLTPVYKNYEQYLIENPDYYLIIGENAYRLGDYSFAKKIFRRIISIVKDESVIRKATLRLGDIALKNGDKILSFNYYYRVLTKYPDTKEAKVAKLKLIALSSYKEIKRKLLHSEDKDFKDPLTFVVKTLVLNRNNYVGFFALGNFGSFAINSRSDEIFKKLVWELSLVDVSRMRFEHTEYINRLWGKELKKAQHIRVCQLYRANKKFFFTVFDRKNLLITYKSLKKCGKYEDVVELAEKIYERWKDEKSLLLLSDAYFSAGKYKKSLEILRKIKTRDCDYFVLLGKNSIFLNISRPELAEKIITICKKDSIEKYVIASYLMLENGKLDKALDLFSKVYKQFYRYYSEALIGKMFLRKLVYTLFKKNRYSEVLKIIQPVSEKLSKDCDLNSWYLIAMVRTGKAEKAEEIENRISRCETQWSIVAKNVYENFNIVRRINR; the protein is encoded by the coding sequence ATGTCAGGGTTTAGTATGGTTCTGATAACTTTTCTGTTGTCCGTTTTTTCCATTTCATACGGGGAAGTTTCAGAGCACAGTAAACCACCCGAAAAAATTTACTCAGAAAAGGAGACAAAAGACCTTGAGGAGAAGTATGAACTTGCCCTTTTAATGTATAAAAGAGGTTCTTACTATACCGCTTTAAACATCCTTTCAAAAATAGTAAAAGAAAGGGATAATCCTTACTACCCACAGTCTCTTCTCCTCTCAGCAAAGATATATCTCCGTTTAGGAATAAAAACAGGTATAAAAGAGTTTCTACAAAAAGCTCTTTATTATCTAAACACCTATTCATACTCTACACAAAATCCTTTCAACTGGGAGTTTTACTACATAAAAGGAAACATCTATGAAAATATGTTCATGTATGAAAGGGCATTAGCTGCCTATAAAATGGCATTTGGAAGAGCACAGAGTAAAAAGGAGCAGTTTAAAACCATAATTGGAATTCTGAGAACAGCCGTATGGCTGAAAAGACTGGATATCTTTACAAGATATCTGATACTGGTAAATCTGGAAGAGCTGTCTGAAACAGAGAAAAGAGAGTTTGAATTCGTGAAAGGGCTTGCTGAGTTTCAAAAAGGAAACTACGCTGAAGCCATAAAATACCTCACTCCTGTGTATAAGAATTATGAACAGTATCTTATAGAAAATCCAGATTACTATCTGATAATAGGAGAAAATGCATACCGTCTGGGGGATTACAGCTTTGCAAAGAAGATATTTAGAAGAATCATAAGTATCGTTAAAGATGAATCTGTGATAAGAAAAGCAACACTTAGACTTGGAGATATTGCTCTTAAAAATGGAGACAAAATACTATCATTTAATTACTATTACCGTGTATTAACAAAATATCCTGACACAAAAGAGGCAAAAGTGGCCAAGCTGAAGCTTATTGCCCTGTCCTCATACAAAGAAATAAAGAGAAAACTTCTTCATTCAGAAGATAAGGACTTTAAAGATCCTTTAACGTTTGTTGTTAAGACACTTGTTCTGAACAGAAACAACTATGTAGGTTTTTTTGCTCTGGGAAACTTTGGGAGTTTTGCTATAAATTCCAGATCTGATGAAATCTTTAAAAAGCTGGTATGGGAATTATCACTTGTAGACGTCAGCAGAATGAGGTTTGAACACACAGAGTATATAAACAGACTATGGGGAAAAGAACTTAAAAAGGCTCAGCATATAAGGGTCTGTCAGCTTTATAGAGCAAACAAGAAATTTTTTTTCACAGTATTTGACAGGAAAAATCTCCTTATTACCTACAAATCCCTGAAAAAGTGCGGAAAGTATGAAGATGTAGTTGAGCTTGCAGAAAAAATTTATGAAAGATGGAAAGATGAAAAATCTCTTTTACTTTTATCAGATGCTTACTTTTCTGCTGGAAAGTATAAAAAATCTTTGGAAATATTGAGAAAGATCAAAACAAGAGATTGTGATTATTTTGTACTGCTCGGGAAAAACAGTATATTTTTGAATATCAGCAGACCTGAACTGGCAGAAAAGATAATCACAATCTGCAAAAAGGACAGTATTGAAAAGTATGTGATAGCATCCTACCTGATGCTGGAGAACGGAAAGTTAGATAAAGCCCTTGATCTGTTTAGTAAAGTGTATAAACAGTTTTACAGATATTACAGCGAAGCTCTTATAGGGAAGATGTTTTTACGCAAACTTGTTTATACACTGTTCAAAAAAAACAGATACTCTGAAGTTCTAAAGATAATCCAGCCTGTTTCCGAAAAACTAAGCAAGGACTGTGACCTGAATAGCTGGTATCTGATCGCAATGGTGCGGACAGGAAAAGCGGAAAAAGCAGAAGAGATTGAAAACAGAATAAGCAGGTGTGAAACCCAGTGGAGCATTGTTGCAAAGAATGTATATGAAAACTTTAACATAGTCAGGAGAATAAATAGATGA
- the flgB gene encoding flagellar basal body rod protein FlgB: MSELFSHIDNLEEKASFFLQRVKVIQGNIANADTPFYQPVDLKFEKIVRQQIKLRKTDPKHIDPFPEVKVKIDEIKTKNFTGYDQNRVNIEEELAKLAESSIMYKTLLESMKKELAKLKYAISGR; the protein is encoded by the coding sequence ATGAGTGAGCTTTTTTCACATATTGATAACCTTGAGGAAAAGGCATCTTTTTTCCTCCAGAGAGTAAAGGTAATACAGGGCAATATTGCCAATGCTGACACTCCTTTTTACCAGCCTGTAGACCTGAAGTTTGAAAAAATAGTGAGGCAGCAGATTAAACTTAGAAAAACAGACCCAAAACATATAGATCCGTTTCCTGAGGTAAAGGTAAAGATAGATGAGATAAAAACAAAAAACTTTACAGGATATGACCAGAACAGGGTAAACATTGAAGAGGAACTGGCCAAACTTGCTGAAAGTTCCATTATGTACAAAACCCTTTTAGAATCTATGAAAAAAGAGCTGGCAAAACTAAAATATGCAATATCCGGTAGATAA
- the fliP gene encoding flagellar type III secretion system pore protein FliP (The bacterial flagellar biogenesis protein FliP forms a type III secretion system (T3SS)-type pore required for flagellar assembly.), with protein MKKVLPPISLLITIDFSYADAVSDTLAQLNNLDITLKILFLITILSLAPSILIALTSFVRIVIVLSLLRHALGIPQSPPNQVIIALSLFLTFFIMKPVFEDINKNAIQPYLNKEIGDMEALERAKNPVKTFMINNTRKEDLKLFLDIAKEKPEKPEDVSMITLIPAFMISEIKTAFEIVFIIFLPFLIIDLLVASILMSMGMMMIPPMLISLPFKLILFVLADGFELLTKALVQGYRW; from the coding sequence ATGAAAAAAGTTCTGCCGCCGATTAGTCTGCTTATTACTATAGATTTTTCTTATGCAGATGCGGTATCCGACACGCTGGCACAGCTGAATAACCTTGATATAACCTTAAAGATACTTTTTCTGATAACTATTCTCAGTCTTGCTCCCTCTATACTTATAGCTCTCACTTCTTTTGTCAGAATTGTTATAGTTTTATCTCTTTTGAGACACGCTTTAGGTATTCCCCAGTCTCCACCTAATCAGGTTATTATAGCTCTCTCACTTTTTTTAACATTTTTCATAATGAAACCTGTGTTTGAGGATATAAATAAGAATGCCATACAGCCTTACCTGAACAAAGAAATTGGAGATATGGAAGCATTAGAGAGGGCGAAAAATCCTGTAAAAACATTTATGATTAATAACACAAGGAAAGAAGATCTGAAACTGTTTCTTGACATTGCAAAGGAAAAACCTGAAAAGCCAGAAGATGTAAGCATGATAACCCTTATACCGGCTTTTATGATAAGTGAGATAAAAACGGCATTTGAGATAGTATTTATCATATTTCTGCCGTTTCTTATTATAGATCTGCTGGTGGCAAGTATACTGATGTCTATGGGAATGATGATGATACCTCCTATGCTGATATCTCTGCCTTTTAAACTGATACTTTTTGTTCTTGCTGATGGTTTTGAGCTTTTAACAAAAGCATTAGTTCAAGGGTACAGGTGGTAA
- a CDS encoding flagellar hook assembly protein FlgD: MELNGIEGLIKKPEIVDANYDNSKMENEDFLKVLLADLQWQDPLNAKDISDFINNTVKLRQMEVLNNFQETVELLKEASQANSLLYASNLIGKKIFYEGNYTYVENGQSTVKFKLEDNADFVKITVMSSDGTVVEQRSFADLEGNKEYPFEISNPDLQDGYYTVYIEATKGDRAVKATVISEGIVSSVLKESDSIKAVVNNTEIDINSIAEIGG; the protein is encoded by the coding sequence ATGGAATTAAATGGGATTGAAGGGCTAATAAAAAAACCTGAAATAGTAGACGCTAATTATGACAACTCAAAAATGGAAAATGAAGATTTTCTGAAAGTTCTTCTCGCAGACCTCCAGTGGCAGGATCCACTAAATGCGAAAGATATATCGGATTTTATAAACAACACAGTTAAACTCAGACAGATGGAAGTGTTGAATAATTTTCAAGAAACGGTAGAGCTGTTAAAGGAAGCCAGTCAGGCAAACTCACTTTTATATGCATCAAATCTGATAGGTAAAAAGATATTTTACGAAGGAAACTACACATATGTTGAAAATGGTCAATCAACAGTTAAGTTTAAATTAGAAGACAATGCAGACTTTGTAAAAATAACAGTAATGTCTTCAGACGGAACAGTAGTTGAACAGAGAAGTTTTGCAGACTTAGAAGGAAACAAAGAATATCCTTTTGAAATTAGTAATCCTGATCTTCAGGACGGCTATTACACTGTATATATAGAAGCAACAAAAGGAGATAGAGCAGTCAAAGCAACAGTGATAAGTGAGGGTATAGTTAGCTCTGTTTTAAAAGAAAGCGACAGCATAAAAGCAGTTGTAAACAATACAGAGATAGATATAAACTCTATTGCTGAAATAGGAGGTTAA
- the fliF gene encoding flagellar basal-body MS-ring/collar protein FliF gives MEVKEIKEKALSFGKKYATPRNVALVVAGALLISLLGFVALKTVTTVNYGVLYTNLSPDDAGKILTVLQEEKIPYKVEGNGSIIMVPKDKIHEIRLKLASKGLPSSQTVGFEIFEEPKMGITQFQENVNYLRALEGELARTIRQIDAVQDVRINIALPKESIFVREEEEPKASVIVKLWPGKDLTKEQVKAIIFLVSHAVPRLKKDNVTVVDNRGRVLSDLLDEDSIESATDKTVQLKKKLEKQIERNIQSMLAKALGSDRVVVRASVELEVAKVKQKDEIVDPDKVAVVSERKIQEKLQERETPSVTPPGTSTNVPPVLQGTQTIITRDKTSKDQTKNYEISKTYISTDKNVFKIKRLSIGVLIDGKYEKVKDKNGNETVKFIPRSSEEIKTYEALIKSAVGFDPERGDQITVVSVPFETKGLAMEEKKAEIKNWILIAGIGALVLIITVIAGFMALKVLKKKKEEVTLPPGVTPEMAAGVYAMHEKEMEEFKLEKEPAFQKLLEIAEESPELLADLISRWLREEGT, from the coding sequence ATGGAAGTTAAAGAAATAAAAGAGAAAGCTTTAAGTTTTGGGAAAAAGTATGCAACTCCAAGAAATGTTGCACTGGTTGTAGCAGGAGCTTTGCTTATTTCTCTTCTTGGTTTTGTGGCTTTAAAAACAGTAACAACAGTCAATTACGGAGTCCTTTACACAAATCTCAGCCCGGACGATGCCGGTAAAATACTGACAGTTCTTCAGGAAGAAAAAATTCCTTACAAAGTGGAAGGAAACGGAAGTATCATAATGGTGCCAAAAGATAAAATACATGAAATACGGCTCAAGCTTGCCTCAAAAGGTCTTCCCTCCAGTCAGACAGTAGGATTTGAGATTTTTGAAGAACCAAAGATGGGAATTACCCAGTTTCAGGAAAATGTAAACTACCTTAGAGCTTTAGAAGGGGAACTTGCAAGAACAATAAGGCAGATTGATGCTGTTCAGGATGTCAGGATAAACATAGCTCTTCCAAAGGAAAGTATATTTGTGAGGGAAGAAGAAGAACCAAAGGCATCTGTTATCGTTAAACTCTGGCCGGGGAAAGATCTTACAAAAGAGCAGGTAAAGGCAATAATATTTCTTGTGTCTCATGCTGTTCCAAGACTGAAGAAAGACAATGTTACAGTTGTTGATAACAGGGGAAGGGTTTTATCAGACCTCCTTGACGAAGATTCAATAGAGTCTGCCACAGATAAAACTGTTCAGCTCAAGAAAAAATTAGAAAAACAGATAGAGAGAAATATTCAATCTATGCTGGCAAAAGCACTTGGATCAGACAGAGTAGTGGTCAGAGCTTCTGTTGAACTTGAGGTTGCTAAAGTAAAGCAAAAAGACGAGATAGTTGATCCTGATAAAGTTGCCGTTGTGAGTGAGAGAAAAATTCAGGAAAAACTCCAGGAAAGAGAAACACCATCAGTAACTCCGCCGGGAACTTCAACAAATGTTCCCCCAGTACTACAAGGAACACAGACTATTATCACAAGGGATAAAACATCTAAAGACCAGACGAAGAATTATGAGATATCCAAAACGTACATAAGTACAGATAAAAATGTGTTTAAAATAAAGAGGCTCAGTATTGGTGTTTTAATAGACGGAAAGTACGAGAAAGTAAAAGACAAAAATGGAAATGAAACTGTTAAATTTATACCAAGGTCTTCTGAAGAAATAAAAACTTACGAAGCCCTTATAAAAAGTGCCGTTGGTTTTGATCCAGAAAGGGGAGATCAGATAACTGTTGTAAGTGTGCCGTTTGAAACAAAAGGTCTGGCAATGGAAGAGAAAAAAGCCGAGATTAAGAACTGGATACTTATTGCAGGTATAGGAGCTCTTGTTCTTATAATTACTGTTATAGCTGGATTTATGGCATTGAAGGTACTGAAAAAGAAAAAAGAAGAGGTGACCCTTCCTCCTGGAGTTACACCGGAGATGGCAGCAGGTGTTTATGCAATGCACGAAAAGGAAATGGAAGAGTTCAAGCTGGAAAAGGAGCCGGCATTTCAGAAACTCCTTGAAATAGCAGAGGAATCTCCAGAGTTATTGGCTGACCTGATAAGCAGATGGCTCAGAGAAGAAGGTACATAA
- a CDS encoding FliI/YscN family ATPase: MKLKERLKRIPRYKVKGRITGVTGPIIEAYLPKVSIGDSCIIEGTIEGEVVGFKDGKTLLMSYDDTKGISVGGWVEARQEPVSIGVGEDLLGCVVDPFGKPLNKNRITPTVQYYIKNEVVNPLKRERITQPLDVGVRTINALLTIGKGQRIGIFSGAGVGKSTLLGMISRFTEADVNVITLVGERGREVREFIEDNLGEEGLEKSVVVVATSDQPPLAKIRAVYTAIAIANYFSNTGRDVLFLLDSLTRLAMAQREIGLAIGEPPTTKGYTPSVFALLPKFIEQAGNFIDRGSITGIYTVLVEGDDISMDPVADAAMGFLDGHIVLSRELANRRIFPAIDVLKSVSRLMPQIVDDDILKKQAVFMDLESTYREAEDMINLGLYKKGTTPKVDLAIDMHREMENFIKQDMNIKVSFEESVKQLSEIYERIKNKGLSYGIKWD, translated from the coding sequence ATGAAATTAAAAGAGAGATTAAAAAGAATTCCCCGCTATAAAGTAAAAGGTAGAATAACAGGTGTTACAGGTCCCATAATAGAGGCTTATCTTCCAAAGGTATCCATTGGTGATTCCTGTATCATAGAGGGAACTATCGAAGGGGAGGTCGTTGGATTTAAAGACGGAAAAACTCTCCTTATGTCCTACGATGATACTAAAGGAATATCTGTCGGCGGATGGGTTGAAGCAAGGCAGGAACCTGTAAGTATTGGTGTAGGTGAGGATCTTCTTGGATGTGTTGTTGATCCTTTTGGAAAACCCCTAAATAAAAACAGAATAACTCCAACAGTTCAGTATTACATAAAAAACGAGGTTGTAAATCCCTTGAAAAGGGAAAGGATAACCCAACCCCTTGATGTTGGAGTAAGAACCATCAACGCCCTTCTCACTATAGGAAAGGGACAGAGAATAGGCATATTTTCAGGGGCAGGAGTTGGTAAAAGTACTCTTCTTGGAATGATTTCCCGATTTACAGAAGCTGACGTTAACGTTATAACTTTAGTCGGAGAGAGAGGAAGGGAAGTAAGAGAGTTTATTGAAGATAACTTGGGAGAAGAGGGACTGGAAAAATCTGTCGTTGTTGTTGCCACATCAGACCAGCCTCCACTTGCAAAAATAAGAGCCGTGTACACTGCTATAGCAATAGCAAACTACTTCTCCAACACAGGAAGGGATGTTCTGTTTCTGCTTGATTCTTTAACGAGGCTTGCAATGGCTCAAAGAGAGATAGGTCTTGCCATAGGAGAGCCCCCAACAACAAAAGGATATACACCATCTGTTTTTGCTCTCCTACCCAAATTTATAGAACAGGCAGGAAACTTTATAGATAGGGGCAGTATCACTGGAATATACACAGTTCTTGTGGAAGGGGACGATATAAGTATGGATCCCGTTGCAGATGCTGCAATGGGATTTCTTGACGGACATATTGTTCTTTCCAGAGAACTTGCAAACAGGAGGATTTTTCCTGCAATAGATGTACTAAAAAGTGTAAGCAGATTAATGCCACAGATAGTTGATGACGATATATTAAAAAAACAGGCAGTTTTTATGGATTTAGAATCTACATACAGGGAAGCTGAGGATATGATTAATTTAGGACTGTATAAAAAGGGAACTACGCCGAAGGTTGACCTTGCAATAGATATGCACAGGGAGATGGAGAATTTTATAAAGCAGGATATGAATATAAAGGTTAGTTTTGAAGAAAGTGTAAAACAGCTTTCTGAAATTTATGAAAGAATAAAAAACAAGGGGCTTAGCTATGGAATTAAATGGGATTGA